The following are encoded together in the Fundulus heteroclitus isolate FHET01 chromosome 19, MU-UCD_Fhet_4.1, whole genome shotgun sequence genome:
- the tmem30b gene encoding cell cycle control protein 50B, with protein sequence MFHSFGKHFLYTGLEGGSCHSQYGGWSNVWFLLSQCGVCPAPNGQSRKGGQVKATATYRILAMVKQEQKESSDRPDNTAFTQQRLPAWQPILSAGIVIPGFVLIGLAFIGVGVGLFITSQNIQVLELDYTGADTANPCYECGRQSTKNCVCTMEFSLSTLFKGPVFFYYGLTNYFQNQRRYGVSKDDTQLFGDLDAIKTPTSDCAPFDYDGNNRSIVPCGALANSIFNDTFKLYVKTNNSGKKEVPLDGKGIAWWTDYNVKHRNPDVTPLKDAFKDTVKPINWPKPVYELDTTDEYNNGFINQDFLVWMRRAALPDFRKLYRRITADEYHDGLPAGNYSLEITYNYPVLTFNGRKKVVLSNVSWMGGKNDFLGIAYLVVGSLCIVMSIVMLIVYAKFKFPEED encoded by the exons ATGTTTCATTCATTTGGAAAACACTTCCTGTACACGGGCCTGGAAGGAGGAAGTTGCCACTCACAATATGGCGGATGGAGCAACGTATGGTTTCTCCTGAGCCAATGCGGTGTCTGCCCTGCCCCTAATGGGCAAAGCAGGAAGGGAGGACAGGTAAAG gCGACTGCGA CCTACAGAATCTTGGCGATGGTGAAGCAGGAGCAGAAGGAGTCATCCGACCGGCCCGACAACACTGCCTTCACCCAGCAGAGGCTTCCAGCATGGCAGCCCATTCTCTCCGCAGGCATTGTTATTCCAGGGTTTGTCCTCATTGGGCTTGCCTTCATCGGCGTTGGAGTTGGTCTCTTCATTACTTCACAGAACATCCAGGTTCTGGAG ctggactacactgGAGCCGACACAGCCAATCCCTGCTATGAATGCGGTCGTCAGAGTACTAAAAACTGTGTGTGCACCATGGAGTTCTCCCTCAGcactctgtttaag GGGCCTGTCTTCTTCTACTACGGCCTAACCAACTACTTTCAGAACCAGAGAAGATATGGCGTGTCTAAagacgacacacagctgtttGGAGACTTGGATGCCATTAAA ACTCCCACTAGCGACTGCGCGCCGTTTGACTATGACGGCAACAATAGGTCAATCGTGCCTTGTGGGGCGTTGGCAAACAGCATCTTCAATG ACACCTTTAAGCTCTATGTGAAGACCAACAACAGCGGGAAAAAGGAGGTGCCCCTCGATGGGAAAGGCATCGCTTGGTGGACAGACTACAACGTCAAACACAGGAATCCCGACGTGACGCCGCTGAAAGACGCCTTCAAAG ACACCGTTAAGCCCATAAATTGGCCCAAACCTGTTTATGAGCTGGACACCACCGATGAGTATAACAACGGCTTCATCAATCAAGACTTCCTGGTGTGGATGAGGAGGGccgctctgccagatttcaggAAGCTGTATCGGCGAATAACAGCTGATGAATATCATGATGGTCTACCAGCTGGAAACTACTCTCTGGAAATTACCTACA ACTACCCGGTCCTGACCTTCAACGGCAGAAAGAAGGTGGTGCTCAGCAACGTTTCCTGGATGGGAGGAAAGAATGATTTCCTGGGCATTGCCTACCTCGTCGTTGGTTCCCTGTGCATCGTCATGTCCATTGTGATGCTCATCGTCTATGCTAAATTCAAATTCCCCGAAGAAGACTGA
- the kdm1a gene encoding lysine-specific histone demethylase 1A isoform X3 — translation MDITRCSEKWERPPTSSIMLSSKKSDAGSSSSSSSSSGGAAAGERPLGPDVQIGPSASAAGPMEPKKKERSSPSGEPGGPPFPHQSGSAGAEADAAEVRRTSRRKRAKQVEYREMDESLANLSEDEYYSEEERNAKAEKERKQVIPPPPPPPEEENDSEPEEPSGLEGAAFQSRLPHDRMTSQEAACFPDIISGPQQTQKVFLYIRNRTIQLWLDNPKIQLTFEATVQQLEAPYNSDTVLVHRVHSYLERHGLINFGIYKRVKPLPTKKTGKVIIIGGGVSGLAAARQLQSFGMDVTVLEARDRVGGRVATFRKGNYVADLGAMVVTGLGGNPMAVVSKQVNMELAKIKQKCPLYEANGQAGERCTSVPKEKDEMVEQEFNRLLEATSYLSHQLDFNFLNNKPVSLGQALEVVIQLQEKHVKDEQIEHWKKIVKTQEELRDLLNKMVSTKERVKELHQQYKEASEVKPPRDITAEFLVKSKHRDLTALCKEYDELAEMQVKLEEKLQELEANPPSDVYLSSRDRQILDWHFANLEFANATPLSTLSLKHWDQDDDFEFTGSHLTVRNGYSCVPVALAEGLDIKLNTAVRQVRYTASGCEVIAVNTRSTTQTYIYKCDAVLCTLPLGVLKQQPPAVQFVPPLPEWKTSAIQRMGFGNLNKVVLCFDRVFWDPSVNLFGHVGSTTASRGELFLFWNLYKAPILLALMAGEAAGIMENISDDVIVGRCLAILKGIFGSSAVPQPKETVVTRWRADPWARGSYSYVAAGSSGNDYDLMAQPITPGPAIPGASQPVPRLFFAGEHTIRNYPATVHGALLSGLREAGRIADQFLGAMYTLPRQATPTAATNPQQAQPAAAV, via the exons ATGGATATTACCAGGTGTTCGGAGAAATGG GAGAGGCCTCCAACATCTTCCATAATGCTGTCTAGCAAGAAATCGGATGcgggctcctcttcctcctcctcctcttcgtctGGGGGAGCAGCGGCAGGCGAAAGGCCGCTGGGTCCTGATGTCCAGATCGGTCCATCGGCCTCGGCTGCTGGACCGATGGAACCAAAGAAGAAGGAGAGGTCCTCGCCTAGCGGGGAACCTGGAGGTCCCCCGTTCCCCCACCAGTCAGGTTCTGCAGGGGCCGAAGCCGACGCGGCTGAAGTCCGTAGAACAAGTCGACGGAAGCGAgcaaaa CAGGTGGAGTACCGCGAGATGGACGAAAGCCTGGCCAACCTGTCCGAGGACGAATACTACTCCGAGGAGGAGAGGAACGCCAAGGCGGAGAAGGAGAGGAAGCAGGTCATCCCTCCTCCGCCGCCGCCTCCCGAGGAGGAGAACGACAGCGAACCCGAGGAACCGTCCG GCCTGGAAGGAGCTGCTTTCCAGAGTCGCCTTCCTCACGACAGAATGACGTCCCAGGAAGCCGCCTGCTTCCCCGACATCATCAGCGGTCCCCAGCAGACGCAGAAGGTCTTCCTGTACATCCGCAACCGCACC ATCCAGCTGTGGTTGGACAACCCGAAGATCCAGCTCACCTTTGAGGCCACCGTACAGCAGCTGGAAGCTCCGTACAACA GCGACACAGTGCTGGTTCACAGGGTGCACAGTTATTTAGAAAGGCACGGCCTCATAAACTTCGGCATTTACAAGAGAGTCAAGCCTTTACCCA caaagAAGACAGGGAAGGTGATAATCATCGGTGGAGGTGTGTCCGGTCTGGCTGCAGCCAGGCAGCTGCAGAGTTTTGGGATGGATGTAACGGTCCTGGAGGCCCGG GACCGCGTGGGAGGAAGAGTGGCGACGTTTAGGAAGGGCAACTATGTAGCAGACCTGGGAGCCATGGTGGTGACAGGACTGG GAGGGAATCCCATGGCTGTGGTCAGTAAGCAGGTGAACATGGAGCTGGCCAAGATCAAGCAGAAGTGTCCTCTCTATGAAGCCAATGGCCAGGCT GGGGAACGGTGCACAAGT GTCCCAAAAGAGAAAGATGAGATGGTGGAGCAGGAGTTCAACCGGCTGCTTGAGGCTACCTCCTACCTCAGCCATCAGCTGGACTTCAACTTCCTCAACAACAAGCCTGTTTCTCTGGGACAGGCCCTGGAGGTGGTCATTCA GCTGCAGGAGAAACACGTGAAAGACGAGCAGATCGAGCACTGGAAGAAGATCGTGAAGACTCAGGAAGAACTCCGAGATCTCCTGAACAAG atGGTGTCCACTAAGGAGCGGGTGAAGGAGCTCCATCAGCAGTATAAGGAGGCGAGCGAAGTGAAGCCGCCCAGAGACATCACCGCCGAGTTCCTGGTGAAGAGCAAGCACCGCGACCTGACGGCGCTCTGCAAG GAGTACGACGAGTTGGCCGAGATGCAGGTGAAGCTGGAGGAGAAGCTCCAGGAGCTGGAGGCCAACCCACCCAG CGACGTCTACCTGTCCTCCAGGGATCGGCAGATCCTGGACTGGCACTTCGCCAACCTGGAGTTCGCCAACGCCACGCCCCTCTCCACGCTGTCCCTGAAGCACTGGGATCAG GACGACGACTTCGAGTTCACCGGCAGCCACCTGACCGTGCGCAACGGCTACTCCTGCGTTCCCGTGGCGCTGGCCGAGGGTTTGGACATCAAGCTGAACACGGCGGTGCGGCAGGTCCGCTACACGGCGTCCG GCTGCGAGGTGATCGCCGTCAACACGCGCTCCACCACGCAGACCTACATCTACAAGTGTGACGCGGTGCTCTGCACGCTGCCGCTGGGCGTGCTGAAGCAGCAGCCCCCCGCCGTGCAGTTCGTGCCCCCGCTGCCGGAGTGGAAGACGTCGGCCATACAGAGGATGGGCTTTGGGAACCTCAACAAG GTGGTGCTGTGCTTCGACCGCGTCTTCTGGGATCCCAGCGTCAACCTGTTCGGTCACGTCGGCTCCACCACCGCGAGCCGGGGCGAGCTCTTCCTCTTCTGGAATCTCTATAAAG CTCCCATCCTGCTCGCTCTGATGGCCGGAGAGGCCGCCGGCATCATGGAGAACATCAGCGACGACGTCATCGTCGGACGCTGCCTGGCAATCCTCAAAGGAATATTTGGAAGCAGCGCCGTGCCGCAG CCAAAGGAGACGGTGGTGACCCGGTGGCGTGCCGACCCCTGGGCGAGGGGCTCCTACTCCTATGTGGCGGCGGGTTCTTCGGGTAACGACTACGACCTGATGGCCCAGCCCATCACCCCCGGCCCGGCCATCCCTGGAGCCTCACAG
- the kdm1a gene encoding lysine-specific histone demethylase 1A isoform X4, giving the protein MDESLANLSEDEYYSEEERNAKAEKERKQVIPPPPPPPEEENDSEPEEPSGLEGAAFQSRLPHDRMTSQEAACFPDIISGPQQTQKVFLYIRNRTIQLWLDNPKIQLTFEATVQQLEAPYNSDTVLVHRVHSYLERHGLINFGIYKRVKPLPTKKTGKVIIIGGGVSGLAAARQLQSFGMDVTVLEARDRVGGRVATFRKGNYVADLGAMVVTGLGGNPMAVVSKQVNMELAKIKQKCPLYEANGQAGERCTSVPKEKDEMVEQEFNRLLEATSYLSHQLDFNFLNNKPVSLGQALEVVIQLQEKHVKDEQIEHWKKIVKTQEELRDLLNKMVSTKERVKELHQQYKEASEVKPPRDITAEFLVKSKHRDLTALCKEYDELAEMQVKLEEKLQELEANPPSDVYLSSRDRQILDWHFANLEFANATPLSTLSLKHWDQDDDFEFTGSHLTVRNGYSCVPVALAEGLDIKLNTAVRQVRYTASGCEVIAVNTRSTTQTYIYKCDAVLCTLPLGVLKQQPPAVQFVPPLPEWKTSAIQRMGFGNLNKVVLCFDRVFWDPSVNLFGHVGSTTASRGELFLFWNLYKAPILLALMAGEAAGIMENISDDVIVGRCLAILKGIFGSSAVPQPKETVVTRWRADPWARGSYSYVAAGSSGNDYDLMAQPITPGPAIPGASQPVPRLFFAGEHTIRNYPATVHGALLSGLREAGRIADQFLGAMYTLPRQATPTAATNPQQAQPAAAV; this is encoded by the exons ATGGACGAAAGCCTGGCCAACCTGTCCGAGGACGAATACTACTCCGAGGAGGAGAGGAACGCCAAGGCGGAGAAGGAGAGGAAGCAGGTCATCCCTCCTCCGCCGCCGCCTCCCGAGGAGGAGAACGACAGCGAACCCGAGGAACCGTCCG GCCTGGAAGGAGCTGCTTTCCAGAGTCGCCTTCCTCACGACAGAATGACGTCCCAGGAAGCCGCCTGCTTCCCCGACATCATCAGCGGTCCCCAGCAGACGCAGAAGGTCTTCCTGTACATCCGCAACCGCACC ATCCAGCTGTGGTTGGACAACCCGAAGATCCAGCTCACCTTTGAGGCCACCGTACAGCAGCTGGAAGCTCCGTACAACA GCGACACAGTGCTGGTTCACAGGGTGCACAGTTATTTAGAAAGGCACGGCCTCATAAACTTCGGCATTTACAAGAGAGTCAAGCCTTTACCCA caaagAAGACAGGGAAGGTGATAATCATCGGTGGAGGTGTGTCCGGTCTGGCTGCAGCCAGGCAGCTGCAGAGTTTTGGGATGGATGTAACGGTCCTGGAGGCCCGG GACCGCGTGGGAGGAAGAGTGGCGACGTTTAGGAAGGGCAACTATGTAGCAGACCTGGGAGCCATGGTGGTGACAGGACTGG GAGGGAATCCCATGGCTGTGGTCAGTAAGCAGGTGAACATGGAGCTGGCCAAGATCAAGCAGAAGTGTCCTCTCTATGAAGCCAATGGCCAGGCT GGGGAACGGTGCACAAGT GTCCCAAAAGAGAAAGATGAGATGGTGGAGCAGGAGTTCAACCGGCTGCTTGAGGCTACCTCCTACCTCAGCCATCAGCTGGACTTCAACTTCCTCAACAACAAGCCTGTTTCTCTGGGACAGGCCCTGGAGGTGGTCATTCA GCTGCAGGAGAAACACGTGAAAGACGAGCAGATCGAGCACTGGAAGAAGATCGTGAAGACTCAGGAAGAACTCCGAGATCTCCTGAACAAG atGGTGTCCACTAAGGAGCGGGTGAAGGAGCTCCATCAGCAGTATAAGGAGGCGAGCGAAGTGAAGCCGCCCAGAGACATCACCGCCGAGTTCCTGGTGAAGAGCAAGCACCGCGACCTGACGGCGCTCTGCAAG GAGTACGACGAGTTGGCCGAGATGCAGGTGAAGCTGGAGGAGAAGCTCCAGGAGCTGGAGGCCAACCCACCCAG CGACGTCTACCTGTCCTCCAGGGATCGGCAGATCCTGGACTGGCACTTCGCCAACCTGGAGTTCGCCAACGCCACGCCCCTCTCCACGCTGTCCCTGAAGCACTGGGATCAG GACGACGACTTCGAGTTCACCGGCAGCCACCTGACCGTGCGCAACGGCTACTCCTGCGTTCCCGTGGCGCTGGCCGAGGGTTTGGACATCAAGCTGAACACGGCGGTGCGGCAGGTCCGCTACACGGCGTCCG GCTGCGAGGTGATCGCCGTCAACACGCGCTCCACCACGCAGACCTACATCTACAAGTGTGACGCGGTGCTCTGCACGCTGCCGCTGGGCGTGCTGAAGCAGCAGCCCCCCGCCGTGCAGTTCGTGCCCCCGCTGCCGGAGTGGAAGACGTCGGCCATACAGAGGATGGGCTTTGGGAACCTCAACAAG GTGGTGCTGTGCTTCGACCGCGTCTTCTGGGATCCCAGCGTCAACCTGTTCGGTCACGTCGGCTCCACCACCGCGAGCCGGGGCGAGCTCTTCCTCTTCTGGAATCTCTATAAAG CTCCCATCCTGCTCGCTCTGATGGCCGGAGAGGCCGCCGGCATCATGGAGAACATCAGCGACGACGTCATCGTCGGACGCTGCCTGGCAATCCTCAAAGGAATATTTGGAAGCAGCGCCGTGCCGCAG CCAAAGGAGACGGTGGTGACCCGGTGGCGTGCCGACCCCTGGGCGAGGGGCTCCTACTCCTATGTGGCGGCGGGTTCTTCGGGTAACGACTACGACCTGATGGCCCAGCCCATCACCCCCGGCCCGGCCATCCCTGGAGCCTCACAG
- the kdm1a gene encoding lysine-specific histone demethylase 1A isoform X2 — MLSSKKSDAGSSSSSSSSSGGAAAGERPLGPDVQIGPSASAAGPMEPKKKERSSPSGEPGGPPFPHQSGSAGAEADAAEVRRTSRRKRAKVEYREMDESLANLSEDEYYSEEERNAKAEKERKQVIPPPPPPPEEENDSEPEEPSGLEGAAFQSRLPHDRMTSQEAACFPDIISGPQQTQKVFLYIRNRTIQLWLDNPKIQLTFEATVQQLEAPYNSDTVLVHRVHSYLERHGLINFGIYKRVKPLPTKKTGKVIIIGGGVSGLAAARQLQSFGMDVTVLEARDRVGGRVATFRKGNYVADLGAMVVTGLGGNPMAVVSKQVNMELAKIKQKCPLYEANGQAGERCTSVPKEKDEMVEQEFNRLLEATSYLSHQLDFNFLNNKPVSLGQALEVVIQLQEKHVKDEQIEHWKKIVKTQEELRDLLNKMVSTKERVKELHQQYKEASEVKPPRDITAEFLVKSKHRDLTALCKEYDELAEMQVKLEEKLQELEANPPSDVYLSSRDRQILDWHFANLEFANATPLSTLSLKHWDQDDDFEFTGSHLTVRNGYSCVPVALAEGLDIKLNTAVRQVRYTASGCEVIAVNTRSTTQTYIYKCDAVLCTLPLGVLKQQPPAVQFVPPLPEWKTSAIQRMGFGNLNKVVLCFDRVFWDPSVNLFGHVGSTTASRGELFLFWNLYKAPILLALMAGEAAGIMENISDDVIVGRCLAILKGIFGSSAVPQPKETVVTRWRADPWARGSYSYVAAGSSGNDYDLMAQPITPGPAIPGASQPVPRLFFAGEHTIRNYPATVHGALLSGLREAGRIADQFLGAMYTLPRQATPTAATNPQQAQPAAAV; from the exons ATGCTGTCTAGCAAGAAATCGGATGcgggctcctcttcctcctcctcctcttcgtctGGGGGAGCAGCGGCAGGCGAAAGGCCGCTGGGTCCTGATGTCCAGATCGGTCCATCGGCCTCGGCTGCTGGACCGATGGAACCAAAGAAGAAGGAGAGGTCCTCGCCTAGCGGGGAACCTGGAGGTCCCCCGTTCCCCCACCAGTCAGGTTCTGCAGGGGCCGAAGCCGACGCGGCTGAAGTCCGTAGAACAAGTCGACGGAAGCGAgcaaaa GTGGAGTACCGCGAGATGGACGAAAGCCTGGCCAACCTGTCCGAGGACGAATACTACTCCGAGGAGGAGAGGAACGCCAAGGCGGAGAAGGAGAGGAAGCAGGTCATCCCTCCTCCGCCGCCGCCTCCCGAGGAGGAGAACGACAGCGAACCCGAGGAACCGTCCG GCCTGGAAGGAGCTGCTTTCCAGAGTCGCCTTCCTCACGACAGAATGACGTCCCAGGAAGCCGCCTGCTTCCCCGACATCATCAGCGGTCCCCAGCAGACGCAGAAGGTCTTCCTGTACATCCGCAACCGCACC ATCCAGCTGTGGTTGGACAACCCGAAGATCCAGCTCACCTTTGAGGCCACCGTACAGCAGCTGGAAGCTCCGTACAACA GCGACACAGTGCTGGTTCACAGGGTGCACAGTTATTTAGAAAGGCACGGCCTCATAAACTTCGGCATTTACAAGAGAGTCAAGCCTTTACCCA caaagAAGACAGGGAAGGTGATAATCATCGGTGGAGGTGTGTCCGGTCTGGCTGCAGCCAGGCAGCTGCAGAGTTTTGGGATGGATGTAACGGTCCTGGAGGCCCGG GACCGCGTGGGAGGAAGAGTGGCGACGTTTAGGAAGGGCAACTATGTAGCAGACCTGGGAGCCATGGTGGTGACAGGACTGG GAGGGAATCCCATGGCTGTGGTCAGTAAGCAGGTGAACATGGAGCTGGCCAAGATCAAGCAGAAGTGTCCTCTCTATGAAGCCAATGGCCAGGCT GGGGAACGGTGCACAAGT GTCCCAAAAGAGAAAGATGAGATGGTGGAGCAGGAGTTCAACCGGCTGCTTGAGGCTACCTCCTACCTCAGCCATCAGCTGGACTTCAACTTCCTCAACAACAAGCCTGTTTCTCTGGGACAGGCCCTGGAGGTGGTCATTCA GCTGCAGGAGAAACACGTGAAAGACGAGCAGATCGAGCACTGGAAGAAGATCGTGAAGACTCAGGAAGAACTCCGAGATCTCCTGAACAAG atGGTGTCCACTAAGGAGCGGGTGAAGGAGCTCCATCAGCAGTATAAGGAGGCGAGCGAAGTGAAGCCGCCCAGAGACATCACCGCCGAGTTCCTGGTGAAGAGCAAGCACCGCGACCTGACGGCGCTCTGCAAG GAGTACGACGAGTTGGCCGAGATGCAGGTGAAGCTGGAGGAGAAGCTCCAGGAGCTGGAGGCCAACCCACCCAG CGACGTCTACCTGTCCTCCAGGGATCGGCAGATCCTGGACTGGCACTTCGCCAACCTGGAGTTCGCCAACGCCACGCCCCTCTCCACGCTGTCCCTGAAGCACTGGGATCAG GACGACGACTTCGAGTTCACCGGCAGCCACCTGACCGTGCGCAACGGCTACTCCTGCGTTCCCGTGGCGCTGGCCGAGGGTTTGGACATCAAGCTGAACACGGCGGTGCGGCAGGTCCGCTACACGGCGTCCG GCTGCGAGGTGATCGCCGTCAACACGCGCTCCACCACGCAGACCTACATCTACAAGTGTGACGCGGTGCTCTGCACGCTGCCGCTGGGCGTGCTGAAGCAGCAGCCCCCCGCCGTGCAGTTCGTGCCCCCGCTGCCGGAGTGGAAGACGTCGGCCATACAGAGGATGGGCTTTGGGAACCTCAACAAG GTGGTGCTGTGCTTCGACCGCGTCTTCTGGGATCCCAGCGTCAACCTGTTCGGTCACGTCGGCTCCACCACCGCGAGCCGGGGCGAGCTCTTCCTCTTCTGGAATCTCTATAAAG CTCCCATCCTGCTCGCTCTGATGGCCGGAGAGGCCGCCGGCATCATGGAGAACATCAGCGACGACGTCATCGTCGGACGCTGCCTGGCAATCCTCAAAGGAATATTTGGAAGCAGCGCCGTGCCGCAG CCAAAGGAGACGGTGGTGACCCGGTGGCGTGCCGACCCCTGGGCGAGGGGCTCCTACTCCTATGTGGCGGCGGGTTCTTCGGGTAACGACTACGACCTGATGGCCCAGCCCATCACCCCCGGCCCGGCCATCCCTGGAGCCTCACAG
- the kdm1a gene encoding lysine-specific histone demethylase 1A isoform X1, translated as MLSSKKSDAGSSSSSSSSSGGAAAGERPLGPDVQIGPSASAAGPMEPKKKERSSPSGEPGGPPFPHQSGSAGAEADAAEVRRTSRRKRAKQVEYREMDESLANLSEDEYYSEEERNAKAEKERKQVIPPPPPPPEEENDSEPEEPSGLEGAAFQSRLPHDRMTSQEAACFPDIISGPQQTQKVFLYIRNRTIQLWLDNPKIQLTFEATVQQLEAPYNSDTVLVHRVHSYLERHGLINFGIYKRVKPLPTKKTGKVIIIGGGVSGLAAARQLQSFGMDVTVLEARDRVGGRVATFRKGNYVADLGAMVVTGLGGNPMAVVSKQVNMELAKIKQKCPLYEANGQAGERCTSVPKEKDEMVEQEFNRLLEATSYLSHQLDFNFLNNKPVSLGQALEVVIQLQEKHVKDEQIEHWKKIVKTQEELRDLLNKMVSTKERVKELHQQYKEASEVKPPRDITAEFLVKSKHRDLTALCKEYDELAEMQVKLEEKLQELEANPPSDVYLSSRDRQILDWHFANLEFANATPLSTLSLKHWDQDDDFEFTGSHLTVRNGYSCVPVALAEGLDIKLNTAVRQVRYTASGCEVIAVNTRSTTQTYIYKCDAVLCTLPLGVLKQQPPAVQFVPPLPEWKTSAIQRMGFGNLNKVVLCFDRVFWDPSVNLFGHVGSTTASRGELFLFWNLYKAPILLALMAGEAAGIMENISDDVIVGRCLAILKGIFGSSAVPQPKETVVTRWRADPWARGSYSYVAAGSSGNDYDLMAQPITPGPAIPGASQPVPRLFFAGEHTIRNYPATVHGALLSGLREAGRIADQFLGAMYTLPRQATPTAATNPQQAQPAAAV; from the exons ATGCTGTCTAGCAAGAAATCGGATGcgggctcctcttcctcctcctcctcttcgtctGGGGGAGCAGCGGCAGGCGAAAGGCCGCTGGGTCCTGATGTCCAGATCGGTCCATCGGCCTCGGCTGCTGGACCGATGGAACCAAAGAAGAAGGAGAGGTCCTCGCCTAGCGGGGAACCTGGAGGTCCCCCGTTCCCCCACCAGTCAGGTTCTGCAGGGGCCGAAGCCGACGCGGCTGAAGTCCGTAGAACAAGTCGACGGAAGCGAgcaaaa CAGGTGGAGTACCGCGAGATGGACGAAAGCCTGGCCAACCTGTCCGAGGACGAATACTACTCCGAGGAGGAGAGGAACGCCAAGGCGGAGAAGGAGAGGAAGCAGGTCATCCCTCCTCCGCCGCCGCCTCCCGAGGAGGAGAACGACAGCGAACCCGAGGAACCGTCCG GCCTGGAAGGAGCTGCTTTCCAGAGTCGCCTTCCTCACGACAGAATGACGTCCCAGGAAGCCGCCTGCTTCCCCGACATCATCAGCGGTCCCCAGCAGACGCAGAAGGTCTTCCTGTACATCCGCAACCGCACC ATCCAGCTGTGGTTGGACAACCCGAAGATCCAGCTCACCTTTGAGGCCACCGTACAGCAGCTGGAAGCTCCGTACAACA GCGACACAGTGCTGGTTCACAGGGTGCACAGTTATTTAGAAAGGCACGGCCTCATAAACTTCGGCATTTACAAGAGAGTCAAGCCTTTACCCA caaagAAGACAGGGAAGGTGATAATCATCGGTGGAGGTGTGTCCGGTCTGGCTGCAGCCAGGCAGCTGCAGAGTTTTGGGATGGATGTAACGGTCCTGGAGGCCCGG GACCGCGTGGGAGGAAGAGTGGCGACGTTTAGGAAGGGCAACTATGTAGCAGACCTGGGAGCCATGGTGGTGACAGGACTGG GAGGGAATCCCATGGCTGTGGTCAGTAAGCAGGTGAACATGGAGCTGGCCAAGATCAAGCAGAAGTGTCCTCTCTATGAAGCCAATGGCCAGGCT GGGGAACGGTGCACAAGT GTCCCAAAAGAGAAAGATGAGATGGTGGAGCAGGAGTTCAACCGGCTGCTTGAGGCTACCTCCTACCTCAGCCATCAGCTGGACTTCAACTTCCTCAACAACAAGCCTGTTTCTCTGGGACAGGCCCTGGAGGTGGTCATTCA GCTGCAGGAGAAACACGTGAAAGACGAGCAGATCGAGCACTGGAAGAAGATCGTGAAGACTCAGGAAGAACTCCGAGATCTCCTGAACAAG atGGTGTCCACTAAGGAGCGGGTGAAGGAGCTCCATCAGCAGTATAAGGAGGCGAGCGAAGTGAAGCCGCCCAGAGACATCACCGCCGAGTTCCTGGTGAAGAGCAAGCACCGCGACCTGACGGCGCTCTGCAAG GAGTACGACGAGTTGGCCGAGATGCAGGTGAAGCTGGAGGAGAAGCTCCAGGAGCTGGAGGCCAACCCACCCAG CGACGTCTACCTGTCCTCCAGGGATCGGCAGATCCTGGACTGGCACTTCGCCAACCTGGAGTTCGCCAACGCCACGCCCCTCTCCACGCTGTCCCTGAAGCACTGGGATCAG GACGACGACTTCGAGTTCACCGGCAGCCACCTGACCGTGCGCAACGGCTACTCCTGCGTTCCCGTGGCGCTGGCCGAGGGTTTGGACATCAAGCTGAACACGGCGGTGCGGCAGGTCCGCTACACGGCGTCCG GCTGCGAGGTGATCGCCGTCAACACGCGCTCCACCACGCAGACCTACATCTACAAGTGTGACGCGGTGCTCTGCACGCTGCCGCTGGGCGTGCTGAAGCAGCAGCCCCCCGCCGTGCAGTTCGTGCCCCCGCTGCCGGAGTGGAAGACGTCGGCCATACAGAGGATGGGCTTTGGGAACCTCAACAAG GTGGTGCTGTGCTTCGACCGCGTCTTCTGGGATCCCAGCGTCAACCTGTTCGGTCACGTCGGCTCCACCACCGCGAGCCGGGGCGAGCTCTTCCTCTTCTGGAATCTCTATAAAG CTCCCATCCTGCTCGCTCTGATGGCCGGAGAGGCCGCCGGCATCATGGAGAACATCAGCGACGACGTCATCGTCGGACGCTGCCTGGCAATCCTCAAAGGAATATTTGGAAGCAGCGCCGTGCCGCAG CCAAAGGAGACGGTGGTGACCCGGTGGCGTGCCGACCCCTGGGCGAGGGGCTCCTACTCCTATGTGGCGGCGGGTTCTTCGGGTAACGACTACGACCTGATGGCCCAGCCCATCACCCCCGGCCCGGCCATCCCTGGAGCCTCACAG